From one Nematostella vectensis chromosome 7, jaNemVect1.1, whole genome shotgun sequence genomic stretch:
- the LOC5507995 gene encoding adhesion G protein-coupled receptor E2-like, with protein MAWAEDVSASGFELCLRELQNFDGVHQDISASWMAFDYLHRPLFKEHGLIHFSNRQPPPKRGNFAFCKHRQFSRPYSHVPSVLLTPTIATKGKPSDGAVAWVEQVNVTWAKICVKQVYDSGYSPLTVHYAVLSDINECGISDSCHVNAKCTNIAGSYTCACKPGFSGNGLNCTDIDECTSGTHGCHANAQCRNTIGSYTCHCNSGHAGNGRSCSDADECGTGSHGCHADARCINPPGSYICRCNAGFHGDCKTCFNIENLLKT; from the exons ATGGCTTGGGCCGAGGATGTCAGTGCTTCCGGTTTTGAGTTGTGTCTCCGTGAGTTGCAGAATTTTGACGGAGTGCACCAAGATATTTCTGCG agCTGGATGGCATTTGACTATTTGCACAGACCGCTGTTCAAGGAGCACGGGCTCATACATTTCAGCAACAGGCAACCACCACCAAAACGAGGCAACTTTGCATTCTGCAAG CATCGCCAGTTCAGCAGACCATACAGTCACGTGCCCTCGGTCCTACTCACGCCGACCATCGCTACGAAAGGGAAACCGAGCGACGGAGCGGTGGCCTGGGTAGAG CAGGTGAACGTAACCTGGGCCAAGATCTGCGTGAAGCAAGTGTACGACAGCGGCTACTCACCACTCACCGTACACTACGCCGTACTTTCTG ACATAAACGAATGCGGCATCTCAGACAGTTGCCATGTCAACGCCAAGTGTACAAACATCGCTGGCTCATACACCTGTGCATGTAAACCTGGTTTTAGTGGCAACGGGCTTAACTGCACAG ATATTGACGAATGTACTTCAGGAACGCATGGTTGTCATGCCAACGCCCAGTGCCGTAATACGATTGGTTCTTACACATGTCACTGCAATAGCGGTCACGCCGGAAATGGACGCAGTTGTTCAG ATGCGGACGAGTGTGGGACTGGGTCCCACGGTTGCCATGCCGACGCTAGATGCATCAACCCACCTGGATCTTACATATGCCGTTGCAACGCCGGGTTTCATGGGGATTGCAAAACGTGCTTTAATATCGAAAATCTTCTAAAAACATAA
- the LOC125556739 gene encoding LOW QUALITY PROTEIN: glycine-rich cell wall structural protein 1.8-like (The sequence of the model RefSeq protein was modified relative to this genomic sequence to represent the inferred CDS: inserted 1 base in 1 codon; substituted 1 base at 1 genomic stop codon), with amino-acid sequence MTSDSYICAFFRNQFDSVGHSGRSGPIQTYRVPRTGRYRIEAGGARGGTHSPSYGSHPGTYYGGKGAIMSGLFTLXSGIELKIXGQSTTLTAAQLGKSVEDNAGTGGGGGSFVYTSGRRLLVAAGGGGGASSGYNGMDGQSGESGTRSSGTNYGRTRAGGTGGNPGECNSAGSSYHGGVGAGWNGAGCARLGSQHGERGGSIAEGWVGGRAGGMNSGYNGGPAPGAVGGFGGGGGGSEDNGASGGGGGYSGGGSGTYAEQAGGGGGSYCGGSSCSGVTGGNSNDYGFVKITYIGV; translated from the exons atgACGTCTGATTCGTATATATGCGCATTTTTCA GGAATCAATTTGACAGCGTGgggcattctgggagatcagGTCCGATACAAACTTACCGTGTCCCGAGAACGGGTCGGTACAGAATCGAGGCTGGTGGCGCACGTGGTGGTACGCACAGTCCAAGTTATGGTAGTCACCCCGGCACGTACTACGGTGGTAAAGGCGCCATCATGTCGGGCCTCTTCACCCTCTAAAGCGGCATCGAGCTGAAGA GTGGACAGAGCACCACACTTACAGCAGCACAGCTAGGAAAATCAGTGGAGGATAATGCAGgcacagggggagggggtgggtcgTTTGTGTATACAAGCGGTAGAAGGCTGTTAGTAGCAGccggtgggggagggggtgcgtcAAGTGGGTACAATGGAATGGATGGTCAGTCAGGTGAAAGTGGAACTAGGAGCTCTGGGACAAATTATGGCAGAACTCGCGCAGGAGGGACAGGGGGCAATCCAGGGGAGTGTAACAGTGCTGGAAGTAGCTATCATGGGGGAGTGGGTGCGGGTTGGAATGGTGCGGGTTGTGCAAGGCTTGGGTCGCAACACGGAGAGCGAGGGGGGTCTATAGCGGAGGGATGGGTAGGGGGGAGGGCTGGGGGCATGAATAGTGGCTACAATGGTGGCCCTGCCCCGGGTGCCGTGGGGGGATTTGGTGGAGGGGGTGGAGGATCCGAAGATAACGGTGCCtcagggggtggtggtgggtatTCAGGAGGTGGTAGTGGTACGTACGCGGAACAAGccggtgggggagggggttcgTATTGTGGAGGAAGTAGCTGTAGTGGTGTTACAGGCGGTAATTCAAACGATTACGGTTTTGTAAAAATCACATACATTGGTGTTTAA